Proteins co-encoded in one Ralstonia sp. RRA genomic window:
- a CDS encoding barstar family protein yields MTTNMFGLDDSLTARDERVAREVWHKAQNLYDGVVGMQSLGARIGGAAKLPQNAPHNAPHNIMTQDITKTDDDGAREDAMNLFKTVRPNIVQSIRAFRVADLAESAASLGQHFLYANCAAATTKSEVLDVIAREFLFPKHFGKNFDALADCLTDMIYKAGPQPGFVIVLEGLPCQPKFDKEAREVLLDVFRDAAEFWGERKVQFRVFYSFA; encoded by the coding sequence ATGACGACCAACATGTTTGGGCTGGACGACTCGCTCACCGCACGCGATGAGCGCGTGGCCCGCGAGGTGTGGCACAAGGCGCAGAATCTGTACGATGGCGTGGTGGGGATGCAATCCCTGGGCGCACGCATCGGCGGCGCGGCCAAGTTGCCCCAGAACGCGCCGCACAATGCACCGCACAACATCATGACGCAGGACATCACCAAGACGGACGACGACGGAGCGCGTGAAGACGCCATGAACCTGTTCAAGACGGTGCGTCCGAATATCGTGCAATCGATCCGCGCGTTCCGGGTGGCGGATCTGGCGGAATCGGCGGCGAGCCTCGGTCAGCATTTCCTGTATGCGAACTGCGCGGCGGCAACCACCAAGAGCGAAGTGCTCGACGTGATCGCGCGCGAATTCCTGTTCCCCAAGCACTTTGGCAAGAACTTCGACGCCCTGGCAGACTGCCTGACCGACATGATCTACAAGGCCGGCCCGCAGCCGGGTTTCGTGATCGTGCTTGAAGGCCTGCCGTGCCAGCCGAAGTTCGACAAGGAAGCGCGCGAAGTGCTGCTGGATGTGTTCCGCGATGCCGCTGAGTTCTGGGGCGAGCGCAAGGTGCAGTTCCGCGTGTTCTACTCGTTCGCGTGA
- a CDS encoding ribonuclease domain-containing protein, with amino-acid sequence MTKRLGAWIGRSVSQAVARGALAATLALAVVGLPTHAVARDTTGMSAVVGTIRSADLPNEAQRTLALIEQGGPFPYGKDGTTFGNYERRLPAQRRGYYHEYTVKTRGARNRGAKRIICGGDQQAANDCYYTDDHYNSFQRIQR; translated from the coding sequence ATGACAAAGCGACTTGGAGCGTGGATCGGCCGCTCCGTATCTCAGGCAGTGGCGCGCGGCGCGCTGGCGGCAACGCTTGCGTTGGCCGTGGTCGGCTTGCCTACCCACGCGGTTGCCCGGGACACCACCGGCATGTCTGCCGTCGTGGGAACCATTCGCTCAGCAGACTTGCCAAATGAGGCGCAGCGCACGCTGGCATTGATTGAGCAAGGCGGCCCGTTCCCATATGGGAAAGATGGCACCACGTTCGGCAACTATGAACGACGTTTGCCGGCACAGCGGCGCGGGTACTACCACGAGTACACCGTCAAGACGCGTGGGGCGCGCAACCGGGGTGCCAAGCGCATCATTTGCGGCGGCGATCAGCAGGCAGCCAACGACTGCTACTACACGGACGATCACTACAACAGTTTTCAACGGATACAGCGATGA
- a CDS encoding NADP-dependent malic enzyme translates to MTTVDTQPQQPARTDEELKAQQRAALRKAALEYHEFPTPGKISVTPTKPLSNQRDLALAYSPGVAAACEEIVEDVANSFRYTARGNLVGVVTNGTAVLGLGDIGPEASKPVMEGKAGLFKKFAGIDVFDIEINEKDPQKLVDIIASLEPTFGGINLEDIKAPECFFVERELRKRMKIPVFHDDQHGTAIVVGAGITNALKVVGKDIKKVKLVASGAGAAALACLDLLVDLGLPRENIWVTDLAGVVYEGRTELMDPDKAHFAQKTDLRTLAEVIDGADIFLGLSAAGVLKQDMVKKMADKPIIFALANPNPEILPELAKEVRPDVIMGTGRTDYPNQVNNVLCFPFIFRGALDVGATTITREMEVAAVHAVAELARQEQSDIVASAYGIQDLSFGPEYLIPKPFDPRLIVKIAPAVAQAAMDSGVAKRPIEDMDAYRQHLQQFVYHSGTLMKPIFSAARKVPMENKRIIFAEGEEERVLRAVQIVVDEKLASPILIGRPAVIAHRIERFGLRLREGVDFTVVNPEHDERFRDYWETYYKLMARKGVTPQYAKLEVRRRSTLIGAVMIHKGEADGMICGTVSTTAAHLRYIDQVIGGTNCVYAAMNGLVLPGRQIFLTDTHVNVDPTAEQLAEITIMAAEELCRFGIKPKVALMSHSNFGSSEAPSAVKMRETLAILRERAPNLEVDGEMHGDAALDEKLRDSLVPDSTLKGEANLLVMPNIDAANIAYNLLKAAAGNNIAIGPILLGAKKPVHILTPSATVRRILNMTALTVVDAAAQAQR, encoded by the coding sequence ATGACCACGGTGGATACCCAGCCTCAGCAGCCCGCCCGCACGGATGAAGAACTCAAGGCGCAGCAACGCGCCGCCTTGCGCAAGGCCGCGCTGGAGTATCACGAGTTTCCGACCCCGGGCAAGATTTCCGTTACGCCGACCAAGCCGCTGTCGAACCAACGCGATCTGGCCCTGGCGTACTCCCCTGGTGTGGCCGCGGCGTGCGAAGAGATCGTCGAAGACGTCGCCAACTCGTTCCGCTACACCGCCCGCGGCAACCTCGTCGGCGTGGTGACCAACGGCACCGCCGTGCTCGGCCTGGGCGACATCGGCCCGGAAGCCTCGAAGCCCGTCATGGAAGGCAAGGCCGGCCTGTTCAAGAAGTTTGCCGGTATCGATGTGTTTGACATCGAGATCAACGAAAAAGACCCGCAGAAGCTGGTCGATATCATCGCCTCGCTGGAGCCGACCTTCGGCGGCATCAACCTGGAAGACATCAAGGCACCGGAGTGCTTCTTCGTCGAGCGCGAACTGCGCAAGCGCATGAAGATCCCCGTCTTCCACGATGATCAGCACGGCACCGCCATCGTGGTGGGCGCGGGCATCACCAACGCGCTCAAGGTGGTCGGCAAGGACATCAAGAAGGTCAAGCTGGTGGCATCGGGCGCGGGCGCTGCGGCGCTGGCCTGCCTGGACCTGCTGGTCGACCTGGGCCTGCCGCGCGAGAACATCTGGGTGACGGACTTGGCCGGCGTCGTGTACGAAGGCCGTACCGAGCTGATGGACCCGGACAAGGCGCACTTCGCACAGAAGACCGACCTGCGCACGCTGGCCGAAGTCATCGATGGCGCTGATATCTTCCTGGGGCTGTCCGCGGCGGGCGTGCTCAAGCAGGACATGGTCAAGAAGATGGCCGACAAGCCGATCATCTTCGCGCTGGCCAACCCGAACCCGGAAATCCTGCCGGAGCTGGCCAAGGAAGTGCGCCCGGACGTCATCATGGGCACCGGCCGCACCGATTACCCCAACCAGGTCAACAACGTCCTGTGCTTCCCGTTCATCTTCCGCGGCGCGCTGGACGTGGGCGCGACCACCATCACGCGTGAGATGGAAGTCGCCGCCGTGCACGCCGTGGCGGAACTGGCTCGCCAGGAGCAGAGCGACATCGTCGCCTCGGCCTACGGCATCCAGGACCTCTCGTTCGGCCCCGAATACCTGATCCCGAAGCCCTTCGACCCACGCCTGATCGTCAAGATCGCGCCGGCCGTAGCGCAGGCCGCCATGGATTCCGGCGTAGCGAAGCGCCCGATCGAAGACATGGACGCGTACCGCCAGCACCTGCAGCAGTTCGTCTACCACTCGGGCACGCTGATGAAGCCGATCTTCTCGGCTGCTCGCAAGGTGCCGATGGAGAACAAGCGCATCATCTTTGCCGAGGGCGAAGAAGAGCGCGTGCTGCGTGCCGTGCAGATCGTTGTGGATGAAAAGCTCGCCAGCCCGATCCTGATCGGCCGCCCGGCGGTGATTGCCCATCGCATCGAACGCTTCGGCCTGCGCCTGCGTGAGGGCGTGGACTTTACCGTGGTGAACCCCGAGCACGACGAGCGCTTCCGCGACTATTGGGAGACGTACTACAAGCTGATGGCGCGCAAGGGCGTGACGCCGCAGTACGCGAAGCTGGAAGTGCGCCGTCGTTCGACGCTGATCGGCGCCGTTATGATCCACAAGGGCGAAGCCGACGGCATGATTTGCGGCACGGTCAGCACCACCGCAGCGCACCTGCGCTACATCGATCAGGTCATCGGGGGCACGAACTGCGTGTACGCCGCCATGAACGGTCTGGTCCTGCCGGGCCGTCAGATCTTCTTGACGGATACGCACGTCAACGTCGATCCGACTGCCGAACAATTGGCTGAGATCACCATCATGGCCGCTGAAGAGCTGTGCCGTTTTGGTATCAAGCCGAAGGTTGCGCTGATGTCGCACTCGAACTTCGGTTCGTCGGAGGCGCCTTCCGCCGTCAAGATGCGTGAAACGCTCGCCATCCTTCGCGAACGCGCTCCGAACTTGGAAGTGGATGGCGAGATGCACGGCGACGCCGCGCTCGACGAGAAGCTGCGCGATTCGCTGGTGCCGGACTCGACGCTCAAGGGTGAGGCCAACCTGTTGGTCATGCCCAACATCGACGCCGCCAACATCGCGTACAACCTGCTGAAGGCCGCTGCCGGCAACAACATCGCCATCGGCCCGATCCTGCTGGGCGCCAAGAAGCCGGTGCACATCCTGACGCCGTCTGCCACGGTGCGACGCATCCTCAACATGACGGCGCTGACCGTTGTGGATGCGGCGGCACAAGCGCAGCGCTGA
- the thiL gene encoding thiamine-phosphate kinase produces MSKPAASANSADHAAELSEFGLIRRYFTRPARQAILGVGDDCALLGTRPGHELAISTDMLVAGRHFFADAEPKALGHKALAVNLSDLAAMGAEPRAFTLALALPEANAAWLKPFSEGLLALADAFHCELIGGDTTRGPLTLSLTVFGDVPAAAALRRDAARAGDDLWVSGTVGDARLALGALRAEWPLTPEALAQVQPRMDMPTPRIALGLALRGIARAALDVSDGLLGDLGHILTQSRVGATIEVDRVPRSATLAAQPAARQLQCTLAGGDDYELCFTAPAEACDAVLAAGQRAGVAVTRIGRIDAESGLRLVDAQGAPVTFTHGSFDHFSSAS; encoded by the coding sequence GTGTCCAAGCCCGCCGCTTCCGCCAACTCCGCTGATCACGCCGCCGAACTGTCCGAATTCGGACTGATCCGACGTTATTTCACGCGACCAGCCCGGCAAGCAATCTTAGGCGTCGGCGACGACTGCGCCCTGCTCGGCACCCGGCCCGGCCATGAGTTGGCGATTTCCACCGACATGTTGGTCGCCGGTCGTCACTTCTTTGCCGATGCGGAGCCAAAAGCACTCGGACACAAAGCGTTGGCTGTCAACCTATCCGATCTGGCTGCCATGGGCGCCGAGCCGCGCGCGTTTACGCTAGCCCTGGCGTTGCCGGAAGCCAATGCCGCCTGGCTCAAGCCGTTTTCCGAAGGCCTGCTGGCGCTGGCCGACGCCTTTCATTGCGAGCTGATCGGCGGTGACACCACACGCGGACCACTCACGCTCAGTTTGACCGTTTTCGGCGATGTACCTGCCGCTGCGGCGTTACGCCGTGACGCTGCCCGCGCGGGCGACGACCTGTGGGTGTCCGGCACCGTTGGCGATGCGCGACTCGCGCTGGGGGCATTGCGTGCCGAATGGCCGCTCACACCCGAGGCTCTCGCCCAAGTGCAGCCGCGCATGGACATGCCGACACCACGCATCGCACTCGGGTTGGCATTGCGCGGCATCGCGCGTGCGGCGCTCGACGTGTCCGACGGTTTGCTCGGTGATCTGGGCCATATCCTGACGCAATCGCGCGTTGGTGCAACCATCGAGGTCGATCGCGTGCCGCGCTCCGCCACGCTCGCAGCGCAACCGGCCGCACGCCAGTTGCAATGCACACTGGCCGGGGGCGATGACTACGAACTCTGCTTTACCGCGCCCGCCGAGGCGTGCGACGCCGTGCTCGCAGCTGGCCAGCGCGCGGGGGTTGCCGTTACACGCATCGGCCGCATCGATGCCGAATCCGGCCTACGACTTGTTGATGCACAGGGTGCGCCGGTCACCTTTACGCACGGCAGCTTCGATCATTTCTCATCCGCATCATGA
- a CDS encoding phosphatidylglycerophosphatase A, which yields MMSSAPFPPSNPPGQPEAVTLEAGQTAQVRRPTARFMFGHPARILALGFGSGLSPILPGTMGTLYAWLIYVVLARWIAGPTWLLIAALGFVIGIWACARTARDLGVADHGAMVWDEMVAFWLVLAFVTPTTLGGQFGAFLLFRFFDMVKPAPIRYYDRTLKGFGVRGGYGVMVDDILAAFYTLLVFALWRSF from the coding sequence ATGATGTCTTCTGCCCCCTTTCCGCCCTCCAACCCGCCGGGCCAACCTGAGGCCGTGACGCTCGAAGCCGGGCAGACCGCTCAAGTCCGCCGCCCGACCGCACGCTTCATGTTCGGCCATCCGGCGCGCATCCTGGCGCTGGGGTTCGGCTCGGGTCTGTCGCCCATCCTGCCGGGCACGATGGGGACGCTGTACGCGTGGCTGATCTACGTTGTCCTGGCCCGCTGGATTGCCGGACCGACCTGGCTGCTGATCGCCGCCCTCGGTTTCGTGATCGGCATCTGGGCATGCGCCCGCACGGCGCGTGACCTGGGCGTGGCTGACCACGGTGCGATGGTGTGGGATGAGATGGTCGCCTTCTGGCTGGTGCTGGCGTTCGTCACACCGACCACGTTGGGCGGGCAGTTCGGGGCGTTCCTGCTGTTCCGCTTCTTCGATATGGTCAAACCCGCGCCCATCCGCTACTACGACCGCACGCTCAAAGGCTTTGGCGTGCGCGGCGGCTACGGCGTGATGGTCGACGACATTCTCGCGGCGTTCTACACGCTGCTCGTGTTTGCGCTGTGGCGCTCGTTCTGA
- a CDS encoding CinA family protein, whose amino-acid sequence MAESRALAQLAELVADTLNKRSLMVATAESCTGGLVSAAITDVSGSSAWFERGFVTYSNEAKSQMLGVPAALIREHGAVSEPVAHAMAEGAVLNSRAQVAVAITGVAGPTGGTPDKPVGMVCFGWSNRLETRVETRHLKGDRKQVRLQAAEHALRGLLDFLDSAES is encoded by the coding sequence ATGGCTGAATCCCGCGCCCTGGCCCAACTGGCCGAACTGGTTGCCGATACGCTGAACAAGCGCAGCTTGATGGTGGCGACCGCCGAATCGTGCACGGGCGGGCTGGTGTCCGCCGCCATTACCGATGTGTCGGGTTCGTCCGCGTGGTTCGAGCGCGGCTTCGTGACGTATTCGAACGAGGCGAAATCGCAGATGTTGGGCGTGCCGGCCGCGCTGATCCGCGAACACGGTGCGGTGAGCGAGCCGGTGGCGCACGCGATGGCGGAAGGTGCGGTACTCAACAGTCGCGCACAGGTGGCCGTAGCGATTACTGGTGTGGCTGGCCCAACCGGCGGCACACCCGATAAGCCCGTTGGCATGGTCTGCTTTGGCTGGAGCAACCGCCTGGAGACACGTGTGGAAACGCGCCACCTCAAGGGCGACCGCAAGCAGGTACGCCTGCAGGCCGCCGAGCACGCGTTGCGGGGCCTGCTCGACTTTCTGGACTCGGCGGAGTCCTAA
- a CDS encoding metal transporter, with protein sequence MTTHSQHPVTGLRREEEGKDPDRKFEKERDDGHEHDRDRRREHDHEHQPEHEHEERHRPDHPSEARV encoded by the coding sequence ATGACCACGCATTCCCAGCACCCCGTCACCGGCCTGCGCCGCGAGGAAGAGGGCAAGGACCCGGACCGCAAGTTTGAGAAGGAACGTGACGACGGCCACGAACACGATCGTGACCGCCGTCGTGAACATGACCATGAGCACCAGCCGGAGCACGAGCACGAAGAGCGCCACCGGCCGGATCACCCGAGCGAAGCCCGGGTGTAG
- the pyrF gene encoding orotidine-5'-phosphate decarboxylase: MRFTEQLAAAWQRNNSLLCVGLDPDPARLPASLTGTGGAIFSFCRAIVDATADLVCAFKPQIAYFASQRAEDQLEQLINYIHEAYPGIPVILDAKRGDIGSTAEHYAKEAFERYQADAITVSPYMGFDSMQPYLAHADKGVIVLCRTSNAGGSDVQFLETGSRPVYQVVAERARNVWNTSGQMGLVVGATFPQEIAKVREIVGDMPLLIPGIGAQGGDVEATVRAGRTADGTGMMINSSRAILYASSDSDFADAARKVAEATRARINQYRN; encoded by the coding sequence ATGCGATTTACCGAACAACTGGCTGCCGCCTGGCAGCGCAACAACTCCCTGCTGTGCGTCGGGCTCGACCCCGATCCGGCACGCCTGCCGGCGTCGCTCACCGGCACGGGCGGGGCGATCTTCTCGTTCTGTCGCGCCATTGTCGATGCCACGGCGGATCTGGTTTGCGCGTTCAAGCCGCAGATCGCCTATTTCGCCTCGCAGCGCGCCGAAGACCAGCTCGAGCAGCTCATCAACTACATCCACGAGGCGTATCCGGGCATTCCGGTCATCCTCGACGCCAAGCGCGGTGATATCGGCTCTACCGCCGAGCACTACGCCAAGGAGGCCTTCGAGCGCTATCAGGCCGACGCCATCACCGTCAGCCCGTACATGGGCTTCGATTCGATGCAGCCGTACCTCGCGCACGCCGACAAGGGCGTGATCGTGCTGTGCCGCACTTCCAATGCCGGCGGCAGCGACGTGCAGTTCCTGGAAACCGGCAGCCGCCCCGTCTACCAAGTCGTGGCTGAGCGCGCGCGCAATGTCTGGAACACAAGCGGCCAGATGGGCCTGGTAGTGGGCGCGACTTTCCCGCAAGAGATTGCCAAGGTGCGCGAGATCGTCGGTGACATGCCGCTGCTGATTCCGGGCATTGGCGCCCAGGGCGGTGACGTTGAGGCCACCGTGCGTGCGGGGCGCACTGCAGATGGCACCGGCATGATGATCAACTCGTCGCGCGCCATTTTGTACGCCAGCAGCGACAGCGATTTCGCCGATGCTGCCCGCAAGGTTGCAGAGGCAACGCGCGCCCGGATCAACCAGTACCGCAACTGA